AGAAACTGATGATGTTCAGAAGTATAAGCTTGTAGTGAACGGCGGTGATACTTTCATCCTTAAGTCTGACCAAGACGCCACAAACTTAACACTCGTAAGAGCTGGGCTTAGTGGTAACATTGAATGGGATGCATACTACGGTAATATTACAGAGGGTTGGGTCTCATTTATAGAGCAGCTGCGCTTTTTGCTTGAACATTCGCCAAAGATCCCTCGAAAAACAACTTTTAACAAGAAGAAGTTGGTTAGGGAAGAGATCATATCACAGTTGAATCTTTCGGACCTGACGGAAGGTACTAAATTCAAAGGGCAGCTCGAGGGTGAGATGCTTTCTGGAGAAGTATGGTTCAATACGCTAAACCAACTTGGTCTTGTAGTCAATGATTGGGGACCAGGTTTGTCAATTATACAGTTCAGCGAGAATTGTTGCATTGATACCGAATTTAAGTAGCAAAGGTTGGACCTTTTTGGATCCTCACGCTTGGTTTCTCGCCGCCCGGCCCTCCTATACGGGGTCACAGGCGCAATTACTTCAGCCAACAAATTTTACGCGCTGCGCCGCGACCGCTCCGCTGGGTCGCGTGCTCGGGTCTTCGCGGCGAGAGATCGCGGATGACGCGCACACCGGGAGGTGTGTTTTCGCGCCTCACCGCGAGCCGCTACGACCACATTTTTTGACGCGAATCGGCTTTACAGATTGAATAATTGACACAGGCGTCAAAAAACGTCAGCGTAAAATCCAACGTTTGGTGCAATGCGCTAATTTTATGCAAAACTATGAAACGCTGTACTATTTTGTAACGGGCCTATTGGCTCTATACTTTGCGAACAAAGTTCATGAAATGCTAAGGGGCAGTGACTTAAATCGATTAAGGCGGTCTTTATCGGCCACTAATTTCTCTATGCTTGCGGAATCCGCTGATTCGATTGAAATGTGTCTTGCATTTCCAGAAAGATTACGACCATTGATTAACTCTTCGTATGACTTTGGTCGTGGCGTGTCTGGCTTTCTTTCTGAGATGCCGTTAAATCGGCGCGAAGAATATTCCCGTATTGTCTTTGCGTTATACTCTCGTTTGCCAAACATTATCCCAAAGGATCCTTCCCTGATCCTGTCAAATTTCTATGACCTTGAAGCGAAGCCAAATTTACCAAGAAAGGTCCATAAGCTGCCTTTCCAAAAAACGCCATGGTTCATAGCCGGTACCTCAGAAGAACTATTCAAAAAGATTTTCGTGCCAGAGCTGATAGGCTTGCTGGATGGGCTTGCTACTGGCAAAAAACATCCAATTTTTATCCTGCAGTTGGAGTTAGGTCGCTTCCTTTCCTTAATAATCATCAATGCCCCGGAAAAAGCATCCGAGTTTGCGCATGTAGTAGAACAATTTGTAAAAATCAAAACTTACATCGAAGCGCACTGCACCTAACAAAATTTACCTGCTGCGCTCCCTGCGGTGCCGTGGCTCCTCGGGTGCTCGGCCCTACGCGCCCAGGATGCCCTGCGCCCGGCCAAGCGGGAGCTTGGTTTTGCCGGGCTCGGGCAGGCGCTCCGGGCACATTTGGTGACGCAAAATGGCTTTACAGATTGAAATAATGACACGAGCGTCACCAAACGTCAGGTAAATTCCGCGTTGGGTGCCATAACGAATGACATGAGCAGGAGTCGTAAGATGTGTAGAATGTTAGTTTTGACCGTGTTGAAACTGTTTTTGTCAGTGCTCGTCTTAAGTTGTACAAAGCCTAGTTTACCGACAATATCTGAGGAAACGACCTGCGATAGATTGCAGAAAGCCACTGCAAGCTTGAATTCGAGGCAAAGGAAAGACTATGAGTCAGCCGGGTTCATACAACCGTGGCGGGCTAATTTTGTCTTAGTTTCAGAGAAGTTCAGCATCAACTGCGATCTCCGATATCATTCCGGGCTCTTTTTAGCACATAAGATAAATGAAACTCAATTGTCGGATAACCTAAGGCAATTCGTTTCAAAACATCAATGTGCAATGTCCAATATAGTCCTGGCAGCCACAAAGACAAATGTCTGGCGGGGGGCTGGTGAGCATGATATTTTTCTCACGATTTCCGATGAACTAATGCCTTGCTGGGCGGAAGTTGCGACTGATGAGATGCTTGTTGCAAATTCAGTGAATTTCAAGTTACTGCATCGACAGATGATACTGTCCCCTAGTAGCAGGCTGATTCCGATTTTGGAGAAAGAGTTGAACAACCCTCAGGGAAATCTTGTATCAGCCTGAGGGGCACACATTTTGCTGCACAATGCTGGCATAAATAGACCTTTCAAGCCTTTCGACCATGTGAATCCGAAATTCTTCTTTAGACCTAAGGAAGAATATCTGGAAATCCATAGGCGACTAATTAGCAAACCAGGCCCAATTAGTCCCAACGAACTATGGGCTCTTCTCAATGCTGGCGATCCGCTATAGACTCTGTAAATTCGTTACGGCACCCAACACGTTTTACCTGCTGCGCTCGCTGCGGTGCCGTAGCTCCTCGCGTGCTCGGCCACTCCGCGCCGAAGATGCCCTGCGCCCGCCGGCCTGTGGGCCTGCATTGGCGGGCTCGGGCAGGCGCTCCGGGCACATTTTTGCTTGTGTCGAAGACGCCACAAGCAAAAACGTCAAGGTAAAACCAACGTTGTCTGACATTGTCGCGCTTCTCTTATCTCACCCGCATCCGTGCGGGTGCGGCTAATCTGATTGACGACTTCATCGGGCACCGGAGTCTTTTCCCGCTTATGAAAAAATTTTTACTTATCGCCCTGATCTGGAGCTCTTCTCCTTGCCTTTTTGGGGCAGAAAAAGTCCAATGCCAAACAGGCGCATATAGTAAAGATTCTGACCCTGCTGGTACGAATATTCGGGAATCTCCTAATGGCAAAATCCTGACCGCAATTCCCAGCGATACGGTTTTTTCAATCATTGGGTATAAAGACGGTTGGTTTGAAGTAACAGATTTTGAGTATTATGTTCATGATTCCCCCGATATAGCTTTTGCGAAACGCATGAAACATAAAATTTCTGGAGAAAAGGCAACCATACCTGGCTTGAAAGGTTGGATTCACCGAAAACATGTAGATGTTCATTTTGGTATTAGCTCTCCAATTAGAGTCAGAAAAGTACCCGATGAAGAAAGCATATTGTCGTTTTTGCTGCGATATCCTAATCCAGAAGGCCCAGATGAAATCCTTGAATGTTCAGGGAGATATTTGAAGATAAAGGTAAAGCATAGAACCGGTTGGATAGACCAGTTTTGCACTAATACCCTAAGTAACTGTGTTTAATAGTCTAAGACAAAAAGAGTCACGCCGACCTCCATGCCGGCGTGACGCGCGACAACGTCAGACAACAAAATTTACCCGCTGCGCGCGCGACCACTCCGTTGGGTCGCGTGCTCGGCCTCGGTCGCCAAGAGTCGTTGACGCCCGACAAACGGGACGTTTGTTTGGTCGGGCGCAACGAGGCGACCTTCGGCAAATCGATAGTGCATCAAGTCGCGGCTTTCGAATGAAGACCGCATCTATTGTGCGATGCACTATCGACTTCGGGTAAATTCCACGCTGCCCGCCATGCCTATGCGTGGCCGAAGAATAGAAGAAGCACTGTGTGCAGTCGAGCTTGCGGCTTGCTATTTGGGTGAAGATTAGAGTTTGGCGACTGGCGCAAGCACGACTGCTCGGTAGGCGCTCCTGATATCGAGGTTCGTGAGCGTCAGAAATCCTACTATTTGTTCGAATTCGGTATTGCGGCTTCGCAGGCCACGCATCGCGAGCTTGAAAGCAATTGGCCCCTGCCCGATCGAGGCTCTGTAGCGCTCGCTAGCCGGCACGGCGGGCAACAGATTTTACAAGCTGCGCCGCCATTCGCTACGCGAAAGGCGTGCTCGGTCTCGGCGACGAAGATGCGTCGACGCCCGCAGCTCAGTTGAGCTTTATTGGCGGGCGCGCCGCAGTCGCCTTCGACACAATTTGGGTTGCGCCGAAGACGGCACACCCCAAATCGTCTAGTAAAATCTAACGTTAGGCGCAATATCGCAAATTTTTTTAAGATTCCCTCATCGCTGCCCTCCCTGGCAGCGAAATTTGACAATTATTTGCCGTTTTGTCATATACAGTGTAACCTAGCAGGGTAAGAAGGTCTTACATTCATGAAAAAGTACGAAATTACGAGCCTTTCTTCGAAGGGACAAATTGTTATCCCAACTCAAATCCGTAAGCGTCTAGCACTCGCCGTGGGCACAAAAATGGCCATTATGACTGATGGCAAAAACGTCCTTCTGCAGAAAATTGAACCACCCAGAATTTCAAAGTTTAATGATCTTATTGCACGCAGCCAAGAAATTAGAAAGCAGAAGAAGTTAAAGAAAAGCGATATCCAGGCCGCCATCAAAGCAGCTCGTAAGAAGAAAGTTGCGAATAGTATTTGATACGAACCTGCTGATTTCGGCGATTTTCTATGGCGGCAAGCCATTGGAATTGCTGAACTTGGTCAAAAACGGAAAAATTGACGTAATTGTTACTCCTGATATCCTGTCTGAATACAAAAGGTCCTTATTCAATTTTTCTAAGGATGAGGCCATCGCGGCTGAATGGCATTCATATTTCCGGGAGTTTGGAATCCTGGTCCAAGTTACGCGGAAATTCGATTTATGCAGGGACGCCGATGATAACAAATTTCTCAACGCGGCATATGCGGGAAAAGCTGATTTCATCGTTAGCGGTGATAAGGATTTGCGGGAAGTTCAGGGATTCCATATACCCGTAAGTACCGTGGCCGCTTTTCTAGCCACGGTTAAAGAAAAGAAAACATGAGGCCATTGCCATCCTTGGCAATGGCCTCTATCGATGCGATACTGCGCCTAACAAATTTTACAAGCTGCGCCCGCGTTCGCTTCGCTGCCACGCGGTGCTCGGCCCTACGCGCCAAAGATGTCCTCGTCGCACAAACGTGACGTTTGTTTGGTGCTCCTCGGCCAGGCGCTTCGGGCACATTTTGCCTTGCAGCGAAGACGCTTCAAGGCAAAACGTCTTGTAAAATCCGCGTTCTATGTCATTGCCTAGCGTCGCGAAGAGGTAGAAAAGCCGAAGAGCACCTCGTCATTGTAAGCTCCTTCCAGGCATCAACGCTGGTTGTGTAACGACTGCTATAGATGAAGATCGCGACGCTCCGCGATCGCTGCAAGAGTATTACCCAGGCGTATTCGCAAAACCCGCGAAGAGTTGTCGGCGCGATGGATCAGGTTTCGTCTTGCGCTACGTTCGCGAGCCCACGTTCATTCGTACGCGGCGGGAATTACGGAAAGCTTGCGAACTCCGCTTTTCGCAGACCTCGCGCCGCTCGACAGGTAAAGTGCGGGTTTTGCGAACACGCCACGGCCCTACCCCCCCAAGCGACCGCTTGACGGCAACGACATAGAACAAATTTTACGCGCTGCGCCGCGACCACTCCGTTGGGTCGCGTGCTCGGCCCTGCGCGCCAAAGATGCATTCGTCGCACAAACGGGACGTTTGTTTGGTGCTCCTCAGGCAGGCGCTCCGGGCACATGCGCTTCGCGTAAAACGCAATGGGTGAAAAGGCAAAACACTTTACACCCGCAGGCGCACGTCAGCGTAAAATCAACGTTCTCTGCAATTCGGCGCAAGACACTTTTTCTTGACAACATATAGATTGTACAATATATTGTACTTATGGATGCGGTTTCTTACAGTGATCTGAGGAAGAACCTTAAGAAGTACATGGACGATGTCTACACAGGGCATTATCCCCTCATCATTACGAGAAAAAACGATGAAAATGTTGTAATGATTTCGTTAGATGAGTTTAATTCGTTGCAAGAAACAAATTACCTTTTAGCCTCTGACGCCAATGTCAAACACTTGAAAAAGTCCATCGCGCAGCACCGAGCAGGTAAATTGAAGCAAGTAAAGATTCCTTGATGAATGTATTATTTACGGATGCCGGCTGGGAGGACTATGTTCACTGGCAGTCAGAAGATCGAAAGACATTGAAAAAAATTAATGATTTAATCAGAGATATAAAACGCTCTCCATATGAGGGTATTGGGAAGCCTGAGCCCCTGAAACACCAATTACAAGGCTATTGGTCACGCAGAATTGACCCGGAGCATAGACTTGTATATCAGGTCGAAGGCAACAAGACACTTGTCATTATAGCCTGCCGCTATCACTACTAAGCGCCGAACTGCAGACAACAAGTTTTACCTGCTGCGCGCGCGAGCACTTCGTTGGCTCGCGTGCTCGGCCGCTCCGCGCCAAAGATGCCCTCGTCGCACAAGCGGGACGCTTGTTTTGTGCTCCTCGGGCAGGCGCTCCGGGCACGTTTTGGCTTGCGGCGAAGACGCCACAAGCCAAAACGTCAAGGTAAAACCCGCGTTGTCTGAAATGATTTGCCAACAGATTCGCCCTGCTCCCCGTCATCCTTGACGGGCCATTGCCGAAGCGAATTCAAGCAGGGTTACTCAAGGAATAAGCAATTTGAAGCCAGTTAAGTTGTATTTAGAGACATCGGTTTGGAACTTTTACTATGCCGATGATGCTCCTGAAAAAAGGGATATAACCCGGCAGTTCTTTGAAAACTACGCCAGAAATCAGTATGAGTTGTTTATTTCTGATGAGGTATTGAGGGAAATCAGTCAGGCCAATCCGAATACGCAGCTTTTACTTCGCGAATTGATACAAAAATATGAGCCACAGATTATCGATCTATCAGAAGAGGTTGAAATCCTAGCTCAAGCCTATCTGGAAGCCAAAATCCTCCCTCCCCGGTGCGAGGTTGACTGCAGGCATGCTGCCGTAGCCACCGTTTATGAGCTTGACGCGCTACTAAGTTGGAATATGAAACACTTGGCGAACTACAGGCGAATGCAAGCCATCAACGCTATTAATTTGTTGCGCGGTTATGGAAAGCATTTGGAACTGATGGTGCCAATGGCGGTGAGCGAAGATGAAAGTTGACAAGTCATTAGAAGAAGTCAGAGCCTGGAAGGATAAGATTTACGAAGCCGACAAGGGTCTGACAACTTCACAGTTGCTCGAAAAATTGAGATTGGAGACTGCAGACATTAAGGCCTCCCTCAAGCTTAAGCAATACAGACCAGAATTAGCAAGTGCAAAAGCTAAGTAGCCATTTTTCGGCATCCTTGCCGAAAAATGCGGCGTACAAAGTGGCAAATCACTTCAGACAACAAGTTTTACCTGCTGCGCTCGCTGCGGTGCCGTAGCTCCTCGCGTGCTCGGCCACTCCGCGCCGAAGATGCCCTGCGCCCGCCGGCCAGTGGGCCTGCCTTGGCGGGCTCGGGCAGGCGCTTCGGGCACATTTTTGCTTGTGACTAAGAAGCCACAAGCAAAAACGTCAAGGTAAAACCAACGTTGTATGCAATTGCGCGATAAGTCGTAGTGATTTCACAAAAACATTGACTCCCTATTGAATAGGGTCAAAATTTGATTGTGTTCAGGGTTTTCATTGAGCTGCCTTCATTCTTGAAATCTTGGACGAAGATCGGCTTAAGTGAAGAAGATTTGTGGGAGCTGGAGGATTTTTTAGCAGAAAATCCTGAAAGTGGTGATACAGTTGCGGGAACCGGTGGTTTACGTAAGATTAGATGGGCCGCGAAAGGCAGAGGGAAACGAGGTGGCGCGCGAGTTTGTTACGTCGATTTTGTCCGGCGAGAGAAACTTTATTCTATAGCGGCATACTCGAAAAATGAAAAGTCTGATATTTCTCCAGAGGAAAAGGCTCAGATAAAGAAGCTAATTGACCAACTTAAGTGAGGATGCATATATGAAAACACGGACACAAACAAAAGTAGGCCAAAGCAGTATACAGGGGCTGAAGGAAGCTATTGCCTTTGAAAAAAGCGGTGCCTTAGCCGGTGCTCGCGTAAGACAAATCGCAATAAAGCCGCTTTCGCACTACAATAATCGTGAGATTAAGCGCATTAGAGAGAGTTTGAAATTGACGCAAAGATCTTTTGCCTTACTCATGGGTGTCTCTATCAAGACTGTAGAAGCCTGGGAAAATGGTAGAAATGAGCCCAATGGCACAGCTCAGCGAATGCTATATTTACTCAAAACAGACACCAAATTGCCGGAAAAGTACGCGTTGATTGGTGCCTGAATCGCGCAACTGCATACAACAAAATTTACCTGCTGCGCTCCCTGCGGTGCCGTAGCTCCTCGGGTGCTCGGCCCTACGCGCCAGAGATGCCCTGCGCCCGGCCAAGCAGGAGCTTGGTTTTGCCGGGCTCGGGCATGCAGTGACCCCCGAAAACCGGACAGCTTAACCTGCTGCCATTAGGTTCCTGTATTCAACCGGCGAACGCATCTTCAAGCCTTTATGGGGCGCATGATGGTTGTAGTCATGCATCCAGTCTGAAATCTGCGGCATTACTTTCCACGCGGATTCAAGGCGATTTATGTAAACGTAATCGCGCTTGAATGTTTTCACAAATGCTTCGGCCATACCGTTGCTTTCAGGGCTATAGGCAGGCGTCGTGCAGACTTGAAAGCCGATGGAAGATGCAAAATGAACCGTTTCACGGCTCGTGAATTGTGGGCCATTATCACTGAGCAGTTGAATGGTGTGTGGGCATTCAGCCTTGCCAAAGCGCTCTTCGACTGCACCGAGCAGCATGTCGCGAATGTTCAGACCGTCGATGCCGACGGTGCTGCTAAAGTGATTGATGACTTGCCGATCGTGGCAATCCAGAACAAACGCCACCCAGACGTGAGTGCCATCCCAGGTAAGCACGCCAAATATATCCATGCACCAGCGCACGTCACTTTTCGCCGTGATGATTCTGCCATCATGCACAAGGGTGCGACGGCTTGCAACTTTTTGCAGCAGCAACTGGTGCACCTTCATCAATCGGTAGACGCGCTTCTTATTCACGCGTGAAAAGCCTTGTTTTTCAAGGGTTTTGTTGAGCATTGCTGTCACGCGTCTATAACCGTATGTCGGTCTTTCGTCGCAGATCCGTCGGATTTCCGGCAGTACTCGCTCATCTACCGTCAGGTCGGTCTTGCGCCCCCGTTGTGAGGATTTCAAACTTTCATAGAGGTTGGACCGTGAGACACGCAATACATCCGCTACATGGCTCACTCGAAACCCTCGATGCCGCGCAATGGCTTGTGCGAGATCAGTTTTTTTTCGCGTCCAATACGCACGGCTTCCTTGAGGATTTCAACTTCTTCCGTCTTACGACCCAAAATGCTCTCCAGCCGACGGATGCGCTCTTGGAGCTGCCTGACCTGCGATACGGGCAATACTTCCTCTTCGCTGCCAACAGCCGTCAGAGCGCCAGCCTCTTTCAGCTTTTTCCATTTGAAAATCTGCGTCGCTGCGATTCCATGTTTTCGGGCCACATACGACATGCTCATACCGGGCTGTTCGGCCTCTACCAGAATCTCCAGTTTCTCCGCGACCGACCATCTGCGCCGCCGCTGGACGGTTGTGACTAACTCTACCTTAGCCTTAGTACTATCATTATTCATATCACTACTCCTATGTCTTAGGAGCAGGATAAGGTGTCCGGTGATTTAGGGGGTCGCTACAATGTTGAATACTGCACAAACAACTCCGGTGAACCTGAGAATTTCAAAAATTTGACCTTTAAGCCTCGAACATACTGTAAAGGGGCAGGAAAATCAAGCAATACCCTTCTTGCAAAAATCGTTTCTCCTGCTTCTTCTAATATCTTATGAGTCTTGTCCTTACGCAATTCCAGTACAACATGGCCTTTAAAGGCGTCTAAATCCTTAACCTCATCATTCAATTTTAACCCGAATTGCTCATCATATATGCCCATTAGTAAGGACAGTCTGCATCCATATTTTTTCTTTTCCAGCATGTTATTTTTTGGCTCAGTATAGCCATACGGAGAAAATCTTGCGAAGATGCAGATTGACAGAGAAACGGAAACGTATACGCAGAAAATCCGCCGATCGTATTCAGCAAAGAAATGAAGCTCAGCGGCCGAATCCTGTGCGGACTGTCGACCTCAAACGTTGGCTGTTTGCCATGAGGGGCCAGTCTATTGGTGGTACACATCGAAGGGCAGAAATGTGCACCTCTGACAGTTCGTGATCAACACAGCCGTTACATTCTGTCAGATCAGATACTGGAAAAGGCCATATTTACATTATCAAAAAGCACTTTGAAGCGCTGTTCAAGAAATACTGTCTACCGGAAAATATTCGCTCTGATGACGGCAGCCCGATTGCATCGGCGCACAAATTGCGCGGCTCACACAACTTTCTGCGTCGTGGATGTCACTGGGTAGTTCACTGGATCGCACTGAACCATGTAGGCCTAATCAGAATGGCGCGCACGTGCGCATGCACGCTGATATTTATCGGGAAATCTTGGGCAGGTTGAAAGGCGATCTGAAAATGCACCAGAGAATTTTTGGGTGAATGGCCCGATGAATTCAATACTGAGCGTCCGTATGAATAATTATGCGTAGAGACGCCTACAGAATTCGATGAATCTTCGCGGCGTCGATATATTGGAGGTGTCATATTCGGCTACCCACGGACTATCATTTGCGCATGGTCAACGATCGCGAGTTGCGCACCACAAAGTGCTGCGCGTTTTCAAGAGCAATGCGCTGAACGACTACAAAGTCGGATTGCGTTACGCACCTGAGATGCAACTTGATCTATATTTATCAAGCTGAGGGGGACACATTTTCAACTACATCGAAAGTTTCTATAATTCGGTATGGCTCCATTCTGCGATAAATTTGAGTGTCCGAAAGGCTGGCTGAATTTATAGCGAGCAGTTCTAACCGCCTCTAATATACGGGGGTAGGATCCGGTATGCATGTAGCAGACGTCCATGTATTAGAGAAGTAAAACTAAAAAACACTTGTCCACAAAGCTCACGCGCCAATGCAGAACTATGGAGAATACTCTGGAGCGTATAGTTGACCGGGTGTACCAGGAGGGCATAAGCCGAGCCCAGGACCGCGCGGCAGCGATTACCGCCGCAGCCGAAGCACAGGCAGCAGAAATTACGCGCAAAGCAAAAGACGAAGCGGCGCAGATTACTGCTGCTGCCAAAGACGAGGCGCTGCGATTGCTCAGAAGCGCCGATTCTGATTTGAAACTGACTGCCTCCCGGGCGCTGGGCAGCCTGCGCAACGAAATTTCGCAGCTGCTCGCTGCGCAGGCTGTCGCGTCACCGCTTTCTGCCGCTCTTTCCGATGTCCAGTTCATCAAGGATCTTTTTCTCAAGCTGGCCGAAAACCGTGATGGAACAGGACTTATGCTCAGCGTGCCGCAGGGCCAGCGCGATGAACTCGTGCGCGGGCTGTCGGGGCTGATGCAGGGCCGGTTGAAGGGGCTCGAAATACTTGCGGGATCGATGAAGGCAGGTTTTGTCGTCAGAGAAAGAGATGCTGGTTTTGAGCTTGATTTTACCGAGCCGGCGCTTCTCGAGTTCTTGCAGCCCCACATAAAACCCGCGATAGCTTCGCTTTTCAGATCGCAGAATGGCTGAGTCTAATTTCTATTTTCTCGTCAATGCGCTGCCCGACCCGACTGATCTGGAGGCCGGGGAGCTCGAAGCGGTGCGGCTGCTCATCGAAGACAACCTCAACCAAACTGAAACCCATGCTTTTCGGTATCTGCTTTACCGTAACGACAATAAGAACCTGCTGAAGCTGCTGCGCAAGCGCGATG
The sequence above is a segment of the Turneriella parva DSM 21527 genome. Coding sequences within it:
- a CDS encoding type II toxin-antitoxin system VapC family toxin, whose protein sequence is MKPVKLYLETSVWNFYYADDAPEKRDITRQFFENYARNQYELFISDEVLREISQANPNTQLLLRELIQKYEPQIIDLSEEVEILAQAYLEAKILPPRCEVDCRHAAVATVYELDALLSWNMKHLANYRRMQAINAINLLRGYGKHLELMVPMAVSEDES
- a CDS encoding putative toxin-antitoxin system toxin component, PIN family, producing the protein MRIVFDTNLLISAIFYGGKPLELLNLVKNGKIDVIVTPDILSEYKRSLFNFSKDEAIAAEWHSYFREFGILVQVTRKFDLCRDADDNKFLNAAYAGKADFIVSGDKDLREVQGFHIPVSTVAAFLATVKEKKT
- a CDS encoding type II toxin-antitoxin system Phd/YefM family antitoxin, with protein sequence MDAVSYSDLRKNLKKYMDDVYTGHYPLIITRKNDENVVMISLDEFNSLQETNYLLASDANVKHLKKSIAQHRAGKLKQVKIP
- a CDS encoding helix-turn-helix domain-containing protein, yielding MKTRTQTKVGQSSIQGLKEAIAFEKSGALAGARVRQIAIKPLSHYNNREIKRIRESLKLTQRSFALLMGVSIKTVEAWENGRNEPNGTAQRMLYLLKTDTKLPEKYALIGA
- a CDS encoding type II toxin-antitoxin system RelE/ParE family toxin, with the protein product MFRVFIELPSFLKSWTKIGLSEEDLWELEDFLAENPESGDTVAGTGGLRKIRWAAKGRGKRGGARVCYVDFVRREKLYSIAAYSKNEKSDISPEEKAQIKKLIDQLK
- a CDS encoding SH3 domain-containing protein; the protein is MKKFLLIALIWSSSPCLFGAEKVQCQTGAYSKDSDPAGTNIRESPNGKILTAIPSDTVFSIIGYKDGWFEVTDFEYYVHDSPDIAFAKRMKHKISGEKATIPGLKGWIHRKHVDVHFGISSPIRVRKVPDEESILSFLLRYPNPEGPDEILECSGRYLKIKVKHRTGWIDQFCTNTLSNCV
- a CDS encoding Txe/YoeB family addiction module toxin is translated as MNVLFTDAGWEDYVHWQSEDRKTLKKINDLIRDIKRSPYEGIGKPEPLKHQLQGYWSRRIDPEHRLVYQVEGNKTLVIIACRYHY
- a CDS encoding AbrB/MazE/SpoVT family DNA-binding domain-containing protein, whose protein sequence is MKKYEITSLSSKGQIVIPTQIRKRLALAVGTKMAIMTDGKNVLLQKIEPPRISKFNDLIARSQEIRKQKKLKKSDIQAAIKAARKKKVANSI